From Halorussus lipolyticus:
TTCGTCAACTCCTGCATCGCGGGACTGACCGCCGAGGCCAGCGCCTCGACGTCGCCCGAGATGAAGGACAGACTCGGCATGCTGGCCTACGTCGTCTCGGGCCTCCGGGCGGTTCGGGAGTTCGACGCGCTCCCGCTTTCGGTCGAGGCGGAGTGTCCCACCGACGCGGACGAGAAATCGTGGTCGGGCGAGGCGGTGATGGTGCTGGTCGGCAACGCCCGGCGGTTCCCGGCGGAGGGGCGCTCGCAGGCCAACTGCGAGGACGGCCTGCTGGAGGCGACCATCATCGAGCGAATGCCCTCGACGAACCTGTTGGAGGAGGCCGCGCTCCATCGACTGTTCGGCGACGAGACCGAACACGTCACCCGACTGCTGGCGTCGGAACTCCACATCGACGTGCGCCGGGACGAACCGGTCGGGTTCAGTTTCGACGGCGAGACCGGCGAGTACGACGCGCTGGCGATGGGGACCCGCCAGCAGGTGCTGGAGGTCTGTGTCGGCGACGACTACGAACCCAATCCGGAGTAAAAGCTACGTTTCGAGTCGATACCGGTAGGGCGACGACTCGATGATTGTCACGTCGCCGTGGCGGGCGCGCCGCCCGAGGACGGTGGCGACGCGGTGGGCGCTCTCGATTCGCTCGCCGCGGGCGTCAAGCAACTGGAGGATTTCGCGGGCGGTCAACGCCTCGTCGGGGTCGGCCTCGGCGAGGACGGTCCGAATTCGCTCGTACTCCCTCGCGCGTTGAGCCATGCGTCTACTCGTTTGTGGGGACGAGTGCTACTTAACCTTCAGTCAGACAAACGTAATTTTGGCGACAGGAGTGCGGGGTTGGACTCTCAGACCGCGCGGTCGTGCGGGCCGGAGAAATCGCGCTCGCTCCGGTACTGCTCGACAAACTCCGAGACGTCGAAGTCGAGCATCTCCTCCTCGAACTCGGTCATCGCGTCGTCGTTCTCGGCGTGACTGACGGCGTGTTCCATCAGTTCCACGATGAGTTCGACCACGATTTCGTGGAGACGCCGGGAGTCGAAGTCGGTCAGCCACACCAGCGCGTAGCCGACGTCTTGGTCGTCCTCGACGTTCTCGCTGACGACCTCGCCGGGGAACTCCTCCAGTACGACGCCCATGATGTGGGCCGTACCGAACTCGCCGAGGTCGTCGTCGGTCTCGACGGTCTCTCTGAGGACGTTCACGAGGAACTCGGGGACGAAGCGGGAGGGCGGATGGACGTCGGTCACGACCGCGTGGTTGTCGCCGCAGTCGCAGTCGTACTCACGCATCCCCATGTCGAGGTCGTGGACGTGTACTGACTCGCCGCAGGGGAGTTCGAGTTTCGCCCCGCGACCGCCCGGAACGCG
This genomic window contains:
- a CDS encoding diacylglycerol/lipid kinase family protein, with amino-acid sequence MPEIWEGLAGDEVGTGDEVVADEVVADGGVPDDRVLVLNPVSGDGDHRERVRKLADEAGFTVLETHSAGEAVTFGRLAGEAGADVVAAAGGDGTINEVVRGLDAADAFEDVTFGVVPTGTGNNFAGNLGTEDIRHAFEVLMRGERRRIDVATAGDDELFVNSCIAGLTAEASASTSPEMKDRLGMLAYVVSGLRAVREFDALPLSVEAECPTDADEKSWSGEAVMVLVGNARRFPAEGRSQANCEDGLLEATIIERMPSTNLLEEAALHRLFGDETEHVTRLLASELHIDVRRDEPVGFSFDGETGEYDALAMGTRQQVLEVCVGDDYEPNPE
- a CDS encoding DUF5815 family protein; the protein is MAEPRVPGGRGAKLELPCGESVHVHDLDMGMREYDCDCGDNHAVVTDVHPPSRFVPEFLVNVLRETVETDDDLGEFGTAHIMGVVLEEFPGEVVSENVEDDQDVGYALVWLTDFDSRRLHEIVVELIVELMEHAVSHAENDDAMTEFEEEMLDFDVSEFVEQYRSERDFSGPHDRAV